In Rhizobium oryzihabitans, one DNA window encodes the following:
- a CDS encoding NUDIX hydrolase yields MKSTKKSRKARPARPLTLLQQLAAVPEKLFTGAFRQQYAALCFRYAGSGEEIEILVVTSRVTARWIIPRGWPMKRKKPHQAAAIEAWEEAGVRGRVKKEAVGRYTYLKMLDNGDVVPCVVDVFQIEVTGEEASFKERGERLVEWVRPDEAARRVREIELKSLLVDFRPKGKKKRQAEDRP; encoded by the coding sequence ATGAAATCCACGAAGAAAAGCCGGAAAGCCCGTCCGGCGCGTCCCCTGACATTGCTCCAGCAGCTCGCTGCGGTTCCCGAAAAGCTCTTCACCGGCGCTTTCCGGCAGCAATATGCCGCCCTGTGCTTCCGTTATGCCGGCAGCGGCGAAGAGATCGAAATCCTCGTTGTCACCTCCCGCGTCACGGCGCGCTGGATCATTCCGCGCGGCTGGCCGATGAAACGCAAGAAGCCGCACCAGGCCGCCGCAATCGAGGCATGGGAGGAGGCGGGCGTGCGCGGCCGGGTCAAAAAAGAGGCGGTCGGCCGCTACACCTATCTCAAGATGCTCGACAATGGTGATGTCGTTCCCTGCGTCGTCGATGTCTTCCAGATCGAGGTGACCGGGGAGGAAGCGAGTTTCAAGGAGCGCGGCGAACGCCTCGTCGAATGGGTTCGCCCGGACGAGGCGGCAAGACGCGTCCGGGAAATCGAGCTGAAGTCGCTCCTGGTCGATTTTCGCCCGAAGGGCAAAAAGAAGCGCCAGGCAGAGGACAGGCCCTGA